CGCCATCGCCTACAAGCTGGCGGCCTTCGTCGCCCTCGGCTCCGTCGTGCTCGCCGTCACGGGGGCGGAAGCCCTCTACGCCGATATGGGGCATTTCGGCCGCCGGCCCATCCAGATCGCCTGGGTCGCCTTCGTGCTGCCCTCCCTCGCCCTGAACTACCTCGGCCAGGGCGCGCTGATGCTCGCCGACCGCTCGGCGCTGGAGAACCCGTTTTATCTGCTGGCGCCGGACTGGCTGCGCCTGCCGCTCGTCATCCTCGCCACCGCCGCGACCATCATCGCCAGCCAGGCGATGATCTCCGGCGCCTACTCCATCGCCCGGCAGTGCGTGCAGCTCGGCCTCCTGCCCCGGCTCGTGGTGCGCCACACCAGCGAGACCGAGGAGGGGCAGATCTACCTGCCGCAGGTGAACTTCGCCCTCCTGCTGGGCGTGCTGATCCTCGTCGTCGCCTTCCGCAACTCGGACAGCCTGGCGGCCGCCTACGGGCTGGCCGTCACCGGCACCTTCCTGGCCACCTCCACCCTCGCGGGGCTCGTCTTCCGGCGCAGCTTCGGCTGGTCGCTGCCCCTGGTGGTCGCGGTCTTCACGCCGCTCTTCGTGCTGGACTTCGCCTTCTTCTTCTCCAACGTGCTGAAAATCCCGGATGGCGGCTGGGTGCCGCTGCTGCTGGGCGGCGCGCTCTTCGTCCTGATGCTCACCTGGCGCCGCGGCCGCGACCTGCTGTTCAGCCGCTTCCGGCAGGACAGCCTGCCGCTGAAGTCCTTCCTGGCCCGGCTGCCGCAGTCCCGCACCGTCCGCGTGCCGGGGATCGCGGTGTTCATGACCAGCCAGGCCGACTACGTGCCGAACGCGCTGCTGCACAACCTCAAGCACAACAAGGTGCTGCACGAGCGCGTGCTGTTCGTGACCGTGAACAACGAGGACGTGCCGCAGGTGACGGACCGGCGGCGCGTGGAGGAGTTGGCGCCCAACATCCACCGCGTAACCCTCTGCTACGGCTTCCAGGAGAGCCCGAACATCCCGAGGGAGCTGGAGGGGCTGCGCGAGGTCGGCGTGGACTACGAGCCGATGCAGGCCTCCTACTTCCTGGGGCGGGAGACGGTGGTGGCCTCCGCCATGCCGAAGATGGCGCGCTGGCAGCAGTGGCTCTTCGGCCTCATGTCCCGCAACTCGGTTCCGGCGACCGAGTTCTTCCGTATCCCCAGCGACCGCGTGGTCGAGCTGGGCGTTCGCGTCGCGATCTAGGGCGGCCCTGCCGCCAGAGCACCAGGAGGTTCCGCATGCCGCTCGTCGTCCTGTCGCCGAGCGGCGGCACCGGCCTGCCGGAGGGCAGCCCCGAGCACCGGTACGAGGCGCAGCTGATGCTCGACTCCCAGGGCTTTCCGGACCCGGACGCGTGGCTGGCGGATGCGGCGCCCTGGCCCGCGCGGCGCTTCTGGCCGGGCCAGGGCCTGATGGACGGCGACGTGCTTTACGATCCCGACACGGGCTGGGCGCTGCGCTTCTTTCGGCGGGACGACAGCCCGATCGACGCGCCGATCCAGGCCGTGATCCGCAGCGGCGTGCCCTGCCGGCCGGGCGAGAACGTGACGATCACCGAGCCGGACGGGCAGGAATACGCTTGGCGCATCGTCGGGGTGGGCTGAACCGATGGCGCTGAACCGGCAGCGCTGAACCGAAGCGCTCCAAAAGAGAGCGGGGCGCCCGTTTCCAGGCGCCCCGCTTCATCCCGCTAAACTGGTGGAGCCAATCGGAATCGAACCGACGACCTCTTGAATGCCATTCAAGCGCTCTCCCAACTGAGCTATGGCCCCCTAGCGTGCGGGTGCCGCGATATAGCCGCCGGTCCCTGGAGCCGCAATCCCCTCCTGGCGGATTTTTCGCCCTCTTTCTCGCCCGCAATCGCGGGGCTAGCCTCCGCGCCGGAAACGCAGGAGCAAGGCCGGAATGAGCAGGAAACTCTACCCCGATGCGCGGGCGGCGCTG
This genomic window from Pararoseomonas sp. SCSIO 73927 contains:
- a CDS encoding potassium transporter Kup, translating into MTAADTPGDRRPVNAAVLLGVLGIVYGDIGTSPLYSMRAALLHFSADGLERWEILGILSLIIWSLIIVVSVKYVWLVMRADNRGEGGILALMALAQRVARTERGRWTVALVGIAGAALFFGDGVITPAISVLSAIEGLKIISPAFEGAVVPLSLAVLLALFLFQYRGTGSMGKVFGPITVLWFAVIGVLGLIEVIREPGVLVALSPHYAVQFAIAYKLAAFVALGSVVLAVTGAEALYADMGHFGRRPIQIAWVAFVLPSLALNYLGQGALMLADRSALENPFYLLAPDWLRLPLVILATAATIIASQAMISGAYSIARQCVQLGLLPRLVVRHTSETEEGQIYLPQVNFALLLGVLILVVAFRNSDSLAAAYGLAVTGTFLATSTLAGLVFRRSFGWSLPLVVAVFTPLFVLDFAFFFSNVLKIPDGGWVPLLLGGALFVLMLTWRRGRDLLFSRFRQDSLPLKSFLARLPQSRTVRVPGIAVFMTSQADYVPNALLHNLKHNKVLHERVLFVTVNNEDVPQVTDRRRVEELAPNIHRVTLCYGFQESPNIPRELEGLREVGVDYEPMQASYFLGRETVVASAMPKMARWQQWLFGLMSRNSVPATEFFRIPSDRVVELGVRVAI